Below is a window of Fuerstiella sp. DNA.
TCAGGATCTGTGGGGCCCTGCCGTGTGCAATTGATATTTTGCCTTTGGATCCAATAAAGAGCGAACCATTCATGGGAAGTTTGGCCTGAACCGCGTCGGCGGGACTCGACATGCCTTCATACCAGTAAATCACGACTTTCTTTTTTCCATCGTAGGCCGGAAAGGTAAAGGTGGTTTTCATTTGTGTTGGACCACAGTGTTTACTGGGGGGCGGCCCCTCGGAAAACACCTTCACCGGACGACCTCCCAGCTTCAACGCCTGAAAAGCCGGATCCATCAGATGAATGGCCATATCCCCAATTGCCCCACATCCAAAATCCCACCAGCCTCTCCAGCGAAACGGTGCATAGGCCTGGTGGTACGGACGTTCGGCGGCCGGTCCCAGCCACAGATCCCAGTGCAGGTGTTCGGGAACAGCCGGTGTTTCCTTTGGTAGATCGATTCCCTGGTCCCACCATCGACCGGGACGGTCGGTAATAATGTGAACTTCCTGAACATCTCCGATGACACCGGAGTTCAACATCCTCACCAGACTGACATATCCGGGGTGTTCATGGTTTTGTGTACCCATCTGAGTCGCCAGATTTTTTTCTGAGGCGAGCTGAGCAATGATGCGGGCTTCTGCCACCGTATGTGTCAGGGGTTTTTCGCAATAGACGTGTAAACCCCGTTTCAACGCTC
It encodes the following:
- a CDS encoding Gfo/Idh/MocA family oxidoreductase; protein product: MSLYSRRSALKLSTAAVTAPLFLPSRLSGADDRLNIGVIGVGGRGRSDLAAVSTETIAAVCDVDEQRLAAVSKQHPNATTYYDYRQLLDQDNLDAVVIATPDHNHAPATIGALKRGLHVYCEKPLTHTVAEARIIAQLASEKNLATQMGTQNHEHPGYVSLVRMLNSGVIGDVQEVHIITDRPGRWWDQGIDLPKETPAVPEHLHWDLWLGPAAERPYHQAYAPFRWRGWWDFGCGAIGDMAIHLMDPAFQALKLGGRPVKVFSEGPPPSKHCGPTQMKTTFTFPAYDGKKKVVIYWYEGMSSPADAVQAKLPMNGSLFIGSKGKISIAHGRAPQILNANPATEQEPLPAFSDTYHHQQWITACKTNSPTGSHFGYAGPFTEVVLLGNVAYRKGGTISYNPATMSTGDNIADALLRKDYRHGWSI